The segment TGCTTAACTTTTTCCAAAACACTTTTCATCTCTTCATCTGTCAGGTGATCAAAGTCAATAAAAATCAAGCCAGTCTCTTCATGATCGCAAGTTGATCGGCGTGCTCCAGAAAAACAAGCAGAAAATGTTACACACGGCAATTTGATTTTCAGCTCTTTGGCTTTTTGTTCATTCTGCTCTGCCAGATACTGACGGATTTTCTCAGTTCTTTCTTTTAAAAGTTCTGATTTTTTCGTTTGTTTCTTATTGCCAATAAAATTGGCTATACCCTGTAGTGTATGAGTACTATTTTGAGAACTCTTTACACTTTCAAAAAAAGATACTTTGATCCTTTCTATAAAAAGATTATACATATTATTTATTTTTATTATGAGCGATAAACAGAATCACTGATAATCAGCATCTATTCATCACTCGATTAATAATATTTTAATTCTCAAGAGGGTGTGTCGTAATACGCGATTCACCCTCTTTTCTTTATCAACGATAAGAGCGTAGTTAACTTTTTCAGGCAGCGATATTCTGAAGATAATCTCGATTATTTTGTTCCCAATAGCTTAAATGAGCGGTAATAAGGCCGTAAAGGTGTTTAATTGGCCAATTTATACCCTCTTTATTCATCTTGGTACACATCTTTTTTATATTGAAGGCGATGGCCAGGAAGGAAAAGTCCATGAGAACCTTGTCCTTTCCAAAATGACGGAAGCGCTTGTAGTTCATGTTGAATTTTATCTGTCCAAATACAGCTTCCGGTTCTATGCACCTTTGCCCTCTGTGTTTCAGCCCTTCTTCGGAACAGAGAAGTTCCCGGGCTTTCTGTTTGTATATCCAGAGTCGGTGATTCAGTTCTATCGTCCTGTTTCCTTTAGCTTTAAAACACAGACATCTTAACGGACATCCTTCGCATCTGACAGCCCTATACCTGGCATATTCGACTACATATCCGGATTCGGTTTTCGTATGCCTGGTGCCTGCCCTCTGCATCTTTTGTCCCATTGGACAGACACAGTAATCCTGTTCTTCATTGTAGAAAAAGTTTTCGGCTTTAAAAGGATTCGGTTTAAATCTTGGCCGCTGCTCCATGTGGAAATAATTGTATTTGACGTATGCTTCCATCCCGTTTTCCGACATAAAGTGGTAATTCTCTTCTGATCCGTAACCGGAATCAGCAACCACCGTATGAGCCAACTGGCCGTATCTGTCGGCAAAGGACTTCAGGAAGGGAATCATCGTCAAGGTGTCAGTCGGATTCGGGAAAAGAGAATAATCGATAATGAATTGATTTTCCGTAGCAATCTGAAGATTATATCCGGGTTTTGTCTGACCGTTGCGCATGGCATCCTCCTTCATTCTCATAAAGGTGGCCTCTTTGTCTGTCTTGGAATAAGAGTTGCGGTCCTGAAGATTGTCCAGATGGTTATTGTATTCCTGAAGCTTATCTCTATGTGCTTCCAGTTCTTTCAGCTGCCTGCGTTTCTTTCTCAGTGCAGATTTCTGCTCTTTCGTGGATGGTTCTGAAGCCTGTTCAAGGGCATTGCGTAATTCTCCTGCCATTTCTGTCAGCATGGAAGGGGAAAACTCAATTTCCTCGTTGTTTTCCGAAGCTTTTTCCTGAGCGATGACGTCATCTATTTGGCTTAACAAAACACTGATTTTCTTCATCAGTCGTTCACGGTTTCGCTCAACGCTCTTCCGCCATACAAAAGTATATTTGTTGGCCTTGGACTCAATCTTTGTTCCGTCAATATATTCCACATTCAGACTGATGAAACCTTTGGATGAAAGCAGAAGTACGGTTTGGGTAAACACTTCGTTAATTTCCTTCTTCACCCGGTTACGGAAACGGTTGATAGTAATGAAGTCCGGTTTCTCATAACCGGCTAACCATATGTAATGGATATCACGACGAAGATGCTTTTCTATTTTCCGGCAGGAGTATATATTGTTCATATAGGCATACAAGATAACCTTTAGCATCATCTTGGGATGGTAAGGACTACGGCCGTATTCTTTGTATAACTTCCTGAAACCTTCAAGATTCAGGCTTTCAACCAAAGCGTCAACCATGCGTACAGGATCGTTTTCTGCAATATCTTCATCGATTCTTTGCGGAAAAAGTACCGTTTGGTTGGGAGTGTATGGACGAAAATGTATCTTTGTCATATGTGTAAATCTTTATGCTTAAAGATACAAAATCTTTAGGTAATAACAAAGCCCCAGCTTGTGAAAGTCGGGGCTTTGTGCTAAAAAAGAAGGTGTGCTTTTTGACACACCTTCATTTTAGGGCTCACCTAGGTACTTAATGATCACTTCTACCTGAAGTGGTGTCAGTACCCTTTGCCCCTTCTTCCATCCTGCCTCTTGCAGGGCCTGACTTAGGTTTGGATGGTAACGTATCCAATATCCAAGTCGTTTGCTGGCACTCTCCGGAGTCAATTCCGGCGCATACAGAACTGCAAGTTCTTGCCAGCCGTATGCCTTTAAACAGAACGTTTTCATTTCTAAACATTTTTATAGAGCAAATATCTGTCTATTGGCAGGGGGAAGAGAAAAAGTAGATACAAGGGAAAGTATATATAGAGAAGTAAAAGACTAAAAAAGACAGAATATGAAGGTTGAATCGTCTATCTGGAAAAGCAACTGTAAATCAGCGATATATTTGTAACAAGAAAGATAACTGGGAAATAAACGAGGCCGGGAAAATAAGGTATTCTTATTATCTTGGAGATTTCCTGAATCAATTATAACGGGGGAATATTGTGGATTTCTCAGGTATCAAAGATAATCTATTTTATTTTATAAACAAAAAAGGAGGTGTATATGTCACTTACGTATCATTTAGTACAACGGCCCGACAAGAGTGAGGGTGCATTGGAAGGTAGCAAATTGTATTACGGGCAGATCAAAATCAGGCAACAAGTCGATTTTGATACCTTGTGCGAACGAATTGCCGATCGTTCGACGGCGTCTAAGGGAGATGTGATGGTAGTTATCGATGGATTGATCAGGGTATTAACTACCGAACTTCAGGCAGGGAACAGCGTGCAGATGGGCGAATTTGGGAATTTCCGTTTGAGTGTAGGTAGTTCTGGTGTAGCCAATGCCGAAGATTTTAATACGTCGTTGTTCAAGAAAGGGAAGATTATCTTCACGCCTGGTAGTCGGTTGAGAACCATGAGTGCCAGTCCTAAATTTGAACGTATTGAATTGAAACCGGCAGAGTAGAACCCTAAACCTTACTTAAAGGGATCTGGCAAAATAAAAACAAGTTGGTACAGGTACAAAAGCCGAATGCCAACTTGTTTTTTTATTTAATAATCCACATCTAATGACTAAAACCTGCCGAACATTTCTTTCCGTTCGGCGACCGTGATACGCTTGTAAGCCAAGGCAAACTGAATGTGTTCGACCAACAGGCAGCGAATGGCTTCATAGTCGCTCAATCCTTTGGCCTCCAGGCCGACTTTGAAGCCGGCTTTTTCCAAACCTTCCCGCCACGAGGCAGAGACACGGTTTTCGTTGGATTTGATCAAGACAAACATAAAAGGCAGTAACGTCACTTGTTTATATTTACCTGCCTTGAGCTGACCAATGACTGTCTCTAAAGTCGGGAAGCCTTCGCGAGTCCCGACGAAATAGTCTTTATGTCCGGACACCTGCAACATATAGCCCAATTTGGCATAAGCCGAATTACTGGCATGATAGGTTCCGTTAGCAATCAACAACTTGGCACCGGCATGAGAAGCCACAGCACTTCCGGTCAGGGCTTTTATCACAGCCTCATAGTCGGCATCATCATACAGCAGCGGGTTGCCGATACGGATTTCCTTAAACAGTCCTTTCCGGAGCTCCACATCGCGGCGCAGGGCTTCCATCTCCACGCCTTCTATCACAATTGATGGCTGCACCACCACATGCGTATAGCCTTCTTTCTTCAGGGTGATCAAAGCATCCGTCGTATGCTCGATCCAGATGCCTTGGCGGCGTACACGGTTGACAATACTGCGGGCACTGTAAGCCTGTCGGACTTCGACTTGCGGAAATGCCTGACGTACCTGATCATTCATCCGTTCGAGGGCTTCGCGGGTTTCCGGATAAGCGCTCCCGAAATGGACCATCAGAATAGCCAGCTTATCGCCTTTCTGCATCGTCTCACGGATATCCGAAGCGACGAACTCACGCCCGACCTTGGCCTGGAGCGGATGCTCCCAACCAAGGCAAGCCAACAGAACCATGACTATTTTCAGAAAATCCCGTCGGTACATCACTTATTGAATTTCACCAGCAAACTGACGTAATAGGTACGTCCCGGCGTCAAAGTCGCATAGTTGGAATTATAAGGCCGGTCATCCACATAATTAAATAAGTTCTCCACGCCTACGCCCGGTTCAAGAATAAAATCCTTCAACACAAACCGATGCGTCGTATTCAGGTTCCAGAGAGAGAATTTCGGCGCATATCCATAACTCTGAGAGAAGCGTTCTCCCTGGATACGCCCGTTGAAATTCACATTCAAGGTATATTTATTCCAGGTATGATTCCATAGAGCAGCCACCACGCCACTATGTTTTACACTCTTGTCAACCGGCCTGTCGTTGGTGTTATCTTTCGCATCTACAAACGTATAGCCACCGTTCATCGAGAATCCGGCACCGATATAAGCATCAAAACGGACATTGAAGCCTTTGATCGTCGCATTCTGGATGTTGTCACGGATCTGGACACTGGCAAAATCTGTTCCGTTTTCCTGATTATAGCGGTTGGTTTCTTCTTGACTGAATTCACGGTAATTGATCATATCGCGGATGTGGTTGTAAAATCCGGAAGCTGATATCGAGAAGTTACGGTTTGTATATTCCGCACTCAGCGTCAGGTTATCACTCTTTTCCGGTTTCAGATTCACATTACCGATGGTCAGCCGCGAAGTCCGCTTGGATTCAGAGAAAGTGTACAGTTCAGCCAAACTGGGCGAACGGAAACCCGAGGCATACGAACCCCGAAAATTAAAGCCGCCTACTTTATAAAGCAAAGCCACATTGGGAGTTGCATAACTGTGGAAATTCTGATGATAAATATACCTCAGTCCGACAACTCCTTGAAAATGCTTGCTGAAGTTCACTTCATCCTGGGCATAAAAGGCCATTGTTGATACTCCTTTTCCGGCAATATTATCCGTCTGGCTGCTCAGCAGCTCACGAATAAACTCGAAACCGCCAGAAAGCTTGTTGTACTGGCCCAACTGAAAGATTCCCTTCACATTCAGGTTATGATGATGAATACGTTTGGTCATCTCGTTGGTTCCCTGATTATCTCCGGTGAAAAAATCTTTATAAGTACTATGGTTATCGGAAAAATAATCCGCATTCAGATACGATTTCTTATTGATCATATACTGTGCACCCGCTCCATAGGTAAATGTTTCGTGCCGTATGTCATAATTGGTGGTATTGTCGCCCATCGGCATAGGACGATCCGTTTTATGCGTATAAATATTTCCTCTCAGATAGAATGAAAGACGGTCGGTCGGATCGAAGGTAAAACGCTGGCTGATCGTATTCGAATGAAAAGCCGTCGAAGCCTGCTTGTTTGTTTCCACTAAATTGCCATCTTTTCCCTCCGTATACGGATTCAGCTGCCAGCCATCCGACTGCTGACGCTGATAAGAAGTAAACGAACCGAATTTTCCGGTCTGGAAATCCGCATTTACCGACTGAGTAAACTGGTTCTTGCTGCCATAACGCGTATTACTGGTTATGTTGGCCTTATTCTGGGCATCATCGGTGATGATATTAATAACACCGGCAATTGCATCACTTCCATACAACGCTGAAGCCGCACCGCTCAAGACTTCAATACGTTTGACATTTGCCATATCGATACGCGCATAAGTATCATCGCCGGCCAGGCGTTTTCCGTTCTCCAAGACCAGGATGTAACGCTCGGTCAAACCGTTCATGCTCATGGTTGTTCCCATACCGTTGGTCATGAACGAAATACTTGGGTTGAGTTTTGTCATAGCTTCCTGCACATTCGTTACGTTGGCAGTCCGCAGGTCCTTGGCCGAATACACCTGTACCGGTATGGGCGAGTTATCCATTCTCCGGTGAGTACCGGTACCGGTAACTACCACCGGATTAATGTTCACATACTTTTCGATCAGGCGAATCTCAATGTTCTGGTCCGTATGTGTTACATTATACGACTCCGGTTCATATGCCAGATGCGAAATACGAATCCGGTCAGCATTATCAGGCAGGCTCAACTGGAAATACCCTTCATTATTCGTTGTACATCCTGTCAAGCTTTCTGAAACCCGGATATTGGCACCCGATACCGGGCGCCCCGTTTCTGCATCAATTACTCGGCCTGTTATCACACGGTCTTGTGCGAAAACACTTTGTGCGCAACCTGCAATCAGCAAGGTTGCCAACATCTTTTTTGTTTCCATGAATAAAAATGTTTGTGTACTAATACTCTTTACCTCCCGAAAGAGCGTTCATTCTCACTAAAACATATTGGCAGGTTTCCTGACTTGTTCCTAAGGAAAGAACCTTCCCGTCAGCCTGACCATGACGATCCGGCAACAGTGGCAAAGCGGTGATTTCCTATAGCTGCTGCTCAATGGAGCAGGGAATTTACAGTAGCGGGAACTGTTCCGGATTCACACCGGATTCCCTTTTATATTATCTCTGGGATCGAGAATAATATCACCAATACGGCGGCGAAGGTACATCTTTAATTTGAAATAAACTATCATTTTGTAACTTTAAAAAAGAAGAAGTATTTTCCTATATACAACAACTGCTTGCAGAAAGAGATAATTTTTTCAGAAAACAGATAGTATTTCCAAAATTAAATTTATCTTTGCAGCGTTGAGGTGAGATTCACAACCTTTCGGTGTGGACTTGAAAAGGGAATCCGGTGTGAATCCGGAGCAGTACCCGCTACTGTAACACCTGCAAATGAGAAGAATACACACTCCGTGCCACTATCTTTCAAGATGGGAAGGCTTTTCTTCTTAAGGTGAAGTCAGGAAACCTGCCTGAACAAATTCGATTAATATGGAATGTTTATTCCGGGAATTGAATAAACTTATAACGAATGTTGAGATATATTTTACATTTAAAACACCCTTGGATATGATGAATCTTAAAAGACT is part of the Parabacteroides sp. AD58 genome and harbors:
- a CDS encoding IS1182 family transposase, producing MTKIHFRPYTPNQTVLFPQRIDEDIAENDPVRMVDALVESLNLEGFRKLYKEYGRSPYHPKMMLKVILYAYMNNIYSCRKIEKHLRRDIHYIWLAGYEKPDFITINRFRNRVKKEINEVFTQTVLLLSSKGFISLNVEYIDGTKIESKANKYTFVWRKSVERNRERLMKKISVLLSQIDDVIAQEKASENNEEIEFSPSMLTEMAGELRNALEQASEPSTKEQKSALRKKRRQLKELEAHRDKLQEYNNHLDNLQDRNSYSKTDKEATFMRMKEDAMRNGQTKPGYNLQIATENQFIIDYSLFPNPTDTLTMIPFLKSFADRYGQLAHTVVADSGYGSEENYHFMSENGMEAYVKYNYFHMEQRPRFKPNPFKAENFFYNEEQDYCVCPMGQKMQRAGTRHTKTESGYVVEYARYRAVRCEGCPLRCLCFKAKGNRTIELNHRLWIYKQKARELLCSEEGLKHRGQRCIEPEAVFGQIKFNMNYKRFRHFGKDKVLMDFSFLAIAFNIKKMCTKMNKEGINWPIKHLYGLITAHLSYWEQNNRDYLQNIAA
- a CDS encoding DUF4248 domain-containing protein, which encodes MKTFCLKAYGWQELAVLYAPELTPESASKRLGYWIRYHPNLSQALQEAGWKKGQRVLTPLQVEVIIKYLGEP
- a CDS encoding HU family DNA-binding protein is translated as MSLTYHLVQRPDKSEGALEGSKLYYGQIKIRQQVDFDTLCERIADRSTASKGDVMVVIDGLIRVLTTELQAGNSVQMGEFGNFRLSVGSSGVANAEDFNTSLFKKGKIIFTPGSRLRTMSASPKFERIELKPAE
- a CDS encoding sirohydrochlorin cobaltochelatase translates to MYRRDFLKIVMVLLACLGWEHPLQAKVGREFVASDIRETMQKGDKLAILMVHFGSAYPETREALERMNDQVRQAFPQVEVRQAYSARSIVNRVRRQGIWIEHTTDALITLKKEGYTHVVVQPSIVIEGVEMEALRRDVELRKGLFKEIRIGNPLLYDDADYEAVIKALTGSAVASHAGAKLLIANGTYHASNSAYAKLGYMLQVSGHKDYFVGTREGFPTLETVIGQLKAGKYKQVTLLPFMFVLIKSNENRVSASWREGLEKAGFKVGLEAKGLSDYEAIRCLLVEHIQFALAYKRITVAERKEMFGRF
- a CDS encoding TonB-dependent receptor yields the protein METKKMLATLLIAGCAQSVFAQDRVITGRVIDAETGRPVSGANIRVSESLTGCTTNNEGYFQLSLPDNADRIRISHLAYEPESYNVTHTDQNIEIRLIEKYVNINPVVVTGTGTHRRMDNSPIPVQVYSAKDLRTANVTNVQEAMTKLNPSISFMTNGMGTTMSMNGLTERYILVLENGKRLAGDDTYARIDMANVKRIEVLSGAASALYGSDAIAGVINIITDDAQNKANITSNTRYGSKNQFTQSVNADFQTGKFGSFTSYQRQQSDGWQLNPYTEGKDGNLVETNKQASTAFHSNTISQRFTFDPTDRLSFYLRGNIYTHKTDRPMPMGDNTTNYDIRHETFTYGAGAQYMINKKSYLNADYFSDNHSTYKDFFTGDNQGTNEMTKRIHHHNLNVKGIFQLGQYNKLSGGFEFIRELLSSQTDNIAGKGVSTMAFYAQDEVNFSKHFQGVVGLRYIYHQNFHSYATPNVALLYKVGGFNFRGSYASGFRSPSLAELYTFSESKRTSRLTIGNVNLKPEKSDNLTLSAEYTNRNFSISASGFYNHIRDMINYREFSQEETNRYNQENGTDFASVQIRDNIQNATIKGFNVRFDAYIGAGFSMNGGYTFVDAKDNTNDRPVDKSVKHSGVVAALWNHTWNKYTLNVNFNGRIQGERFSQSYGYAPKFSLWNLNTTHRFVLKDFILEPGVGVENLFNYVDDRPYNSNYATLTPGRTYYVSLLVKFNK